In Paraburkholderia aromaticivorans, a single window of DNA contains:
- a CDS encoding Rieske 2Fe-2S domain-containing protein, protein MLSKEDNELLTRVSNGAPMGQMLKQNWWIPAALSDKLEADGKPLRVQLFGEQYVAFRATNGKVGFFDEACPHRRASLALGRNEDNALRCIFHGWKFNVDGVTVGVPTQPNNEAEYCKHVPLKHYPVREEGGIVWVWLGEGATPPKFPELPLVGLPRENFVVFRQKVNSNWLQGVETTMDSAHLGVLHQSWLVGFGDIEFSSENMAPVYHIAQKPFGFRYAAVRALRDGRAYVRTNSFVMPWFGIVSPNQSDIQGGSIFFSVPIDDENIYYWQITYRVNEKLLPNKTHAYEDPDTWPPLPPGPPEDNWGQDREAMKQGHFTGFTQMLGTEDFAVMVSMGSIVDRSKEYLGAGDGAILAVRRCLLKAMREFMNKSVPTLARHEEIDYRTAGPISGVFKDEAEWRALL, encoded by the coding sequence ATGTTATCTAAAGAAGACAACGAGTTGCTGACCCGCGTCAGCAATGGGGCGCCGATGGGGCAGATGCTCAAGCAAAACTGGTGGATTCCGGCGGCCTTGTCGGACAAGCTGGAAGCAGACGGAAAACCACTGCGAGTGCAACTATTCGGTGAGCAATACGTCGCCTTTCGCGCAACCAATGGCAAGGTCGGTTTCTTCGATGAAGCCTGCCCGCATCGGCGCGCGTCGCTCGCGCTGGGGCGCAACGAAGACAACGCCCTGCGGTGCATTTTTCACGGCTGGAAATTTAACGTTGACGGCGTGACGGTGGGTGTGCCGACACAGCCGAACAACGAAGCGGAGTACTGCAAGCATGTACCGCTCAAGCACTATCCGGTGCGGGAGGAAGGCGGAATTGTCTGGGTCTGGCTGGGCGAAGGCGCTACGCCCCCGAAATTCCCTGAGCTGCCGCTCGTCGGCCTGCCGCGCGAAAACTTCGTCGTATTCCGGCAGAAAGTCAATTCCAACTGGTTGCAGGGCGTGGAGACCACCATGGACTCCGCCCATCTCGGCGTGCTTCACCAAAGCTGGCTCGTCGGCTTCGGCGACATCGAATTCTCGTCGGAAAACATGGCGCCCGTGTATCACATTGCGCAAAAGCCCTTCGGCTTCCGCTATGCGGCCGTACGTGCGCTCAGGGACGGTCGCGCATACGTTCGCACGAACTCGTTCGTCATGCCGTGGTTCGGCATTGTTTCGCCCAACCAGTCTGACATCCAGGGCGGCAGCATCTTCTTCTCGGTGCCAATCGACGACGAGAACATCTACTACTGGCAGATCACCTATCGCGTCAACGAGAAGCTGTTGCCCAACAAGACGCACGCGTACGAGGACCCCGATACGTGGCCGCCTTTGCCGCCAGGCCCGCCCGAGGACAACTGGGGGCAGGACCGCGAAGCCATGAAGCAAGGACACTTTACCGGCTTTACGCAGATGCTGGGCACCGAGGACTTCGCCGTCATGGTCAGCATGGGGTCGATCGTGGACCGATCGAAGGAATATCTCGGCGCTGGGGACGGTGCGATTCTGGCGGTGAGGCGCTGTCTTTTGAAGGCTATGCGCGAATTCATGAACAAATCCGTGCCGACTCTCGCACGCCATGAAGAAATCGACTATCGCACCGCTGGCCCGATTTCGGGCGTATTTAAGGACGAGGCTGAGTGGCGCGCCCTGCTATGA
- a CDS encoding 4-carboxy-4-hydroxy-2-oxoadipate aldolase/oxaloacetate decarboxylase, with the protein MSAPFICIPERLPTVRTSIQRPEAHLIAQASGMPSSTLHEALGRVGALPSSIRPVAPAMRICGPAVIVHSPGGDNLWLHRALYIAEPGDVLVVHVSGKPDFGYWGEIMSTAACERGLGGLVIDGCVRDADQLEALGFPVFSTGLSIRGTSKDQSARGWINHAVRLGDVVVQPGDLIVGDRDGVVAVPRERVQEAVSRSAAREAKEISVMQRLRSGERTLELYNF; encoded by the coding sequence ATGAGCGCCCCCTTCATCTGCATACCGGAACGATTGCCGACCGTCCGTACATCGATCCAGCGTCCGGAAGCACACCTTATCGCACAGGCATCCGGAATGCCGTCCTCGACACTGCACGAGGCGCTCGGGCGCGTCGGCGCGCTCCCCTCTTCCATCAGACCGGTAGCGCCCGCCATGCGGATCTGCGGACCCGCCGTCATAGTGCACTCGCCGGGTGGCGACAATCTATGGCTGCATCGCGCGCTCTACATTGCCGAGCCGGGCGACGTCCTAGTCGTTCACGTGAGCGGCAAGCCTGATTTCGGGTACTGGGGAGAAATCATGTCCACCGCTGCCTGCGAACGTGGGCTCGGCGGACTCGTCATCGACGGCTGCGTGCGCGACGCGGATCAGCTCGAAGCGCTCGGTTTCCCGGTGTTTTCGACCGGGCTCAGCATTCGCGGCACCAGCAAGGACCAAAGCGCGCGCGGCTGGATCAACCATGCGGTGCGACTCGGCGACGTCGTCGTCCAGCCGGGCGATTTGATCGTCGGCGATCGCGATGGGGTCGTGGCCGTGCCGCGCGAGCGCGTTCAGGAAGCGGTGTCCCGCTCCGCGGCGCGCGAAGCCAAAGAGATCTCGGTGATGCAGCGCCTGCGCTCGGGCGAGCGCACGCTTGAACTCTATAACTTCTGA
- a CDS encoding RraA family protein, whose protein sequence is MKNDLLQRLKRLDTCAVSDALDRLGITGQVATNLPRRASNLKIAGTAVTCRLVRAGEALRRDTPARHLGTTAIELANSGDIIVVEQRTGIDAGCWGGILSLAASLKGIAGVVADGPVRDIEEAREYNLPVFCSALTARTARGRVEEESVNAPVCAGGVVVQAGDLIIADSSAVVFLHAARAAEIIAVAEHIAAREAAMTKDLLAGRAVTEVMGKDYEHMLVGDAIQG, encoded by the coding sequence ATGAAAAACGATCTCCTACAACGCCTGAAGCGGCTTGACACGTGCGCTGTCTCCGATGCGCTCGATCGTCTCGGTATTACCGGACAAGTCGCGACCAATTTGCCGCGGCGAGCCTCGAATCTGAAGATTGCCGGCACTGCGGTGACCTGCCGGCTCGTTCGCGCAGGCGAAGCGCTGCGCCGCGACACGCCGGCTCGCCACCTTGGCACCACGGCCATCGAACTCGCCAACTCCGGTGACATCATCGTCGTCGAACAGCGCACCGGCATCGACGCAGGCTGCTGGGGCGGCATCCTTTCGCTCGCGGCGTCGCTCAAGGGTATCGCGGGCGTGGTGGCGGATGGCCCCGTGCGTGACATTGAGGAGGCGCGCGAATACAACCTGCCAGTGTTCTGCAGTGCCCTCACGGCACGGACCGCACGCGGACGAGTCGAGGAAGAGTCGGTCAACGCGCCAGTCTGCGCGGGCGGTGTGGTCGTGCAGGCCGGCGATCTGATCATCGCCGACAGCAGCGCGGTTGTGTTCCTGCATGCAGCGAGGGCGGCCGAAATCATTGCAGTGGCTGAGCACATCGCCGCGCGGGAGGCAGCCATGACGAAGGACCTATTGGCGGGACGCGCTGTCACCGAGGTGATGGGCAAAGACTACGAGCACATGCTCGTCGGCGACGCAATACAAGGATGA
- a CDS encoding RraA family protein — protein MRDTNVQRVGKLDTATLSDALDRCGINGQCHHIKPSSPDFRMAGRAWTLRYGPAGKPAGTVGDYIDTVPDNAVIVLDNGGRDDATVWGDILTEVAHRRGLSGTLIDGVNRDVALCRELGYPVYSRGNYMRTGKDRVQVEATQVTVNIGGARVVPGDLVRGDADGVVVIPREHEARLLDVAETIEAAENAIREAVRAGMSLRDARDAHRYHQLQTRDES, from the coding sequence ATGAGAGACACTAATGTACAGCGCGTCGGCAAGCTCGACACGGCGACACTGAGCGATGCGCTCGATCGATGCGGGATCAACGGCCAGTGCCATCATATCAAGCCGAGTTCCCCCGACTTTCGCATGGCCGGCCGCGCCTGGACGCTTCGCTATGGCCCGGCAGGCAAACCAGCGGGCACGGTTGGCGATTATATCGATACGGTGCCGGACAATGCCGTCATCGTCCTCGACAACGGCGGCCGCGATGATGCGACGGTGTGGGGTGACATTCTTACCGAAGTCGCCCATCGGCGCGGACTCTCGGGCACGCTCATCGACGGCGTCAATCGTGACGTCGCGCTGTGCCGCGAACTCGGTTATCCCGTGTATAGCCGCGGCAACTACATGCGTACCGGCAAGGACCGCGTTCAGGTCGAAGCAACTCAGGTTACCGTCAATATCGGTGGCGCGCGTGTCGTGCCTGGCGATCTGGTGCGCGGCGACGCGGATGGCGTCGTCGTGATTCCGCGAGAACACGAGGCGCGCTTGCTCGACGTGGCCGAGACCATCGAAGCCGCGGAAAACGCCATTCGTGAGGCTGTTCGCGCGGGCATGAGCCTGCGCGACGCAAGAGACGCGCATCGCTACCATCAACTGCAGACGCGCGACGAATCATGA